In candidate division KSB1 bacterium, the following proteins share a genomic window:
- the coaE gene encoding dephospho-CoA kinase (Dephospho-CoA kinase (CoaE) performs the final step in coenzyme A biosynthesis.) — protein sequence MASKQGTGIVVGLTGGIGSGKSAVARLLSRYGLPVIHADAIGHEVTSSDPAVQAALRAAFGEQIFAPDGKLRREELAAIVFAHPQARQKLNAIVHPPMRQRIDAQVAAHLATGAPIVVVDAALLGEADLVSHMDYLVVVYAPLEERVERIRRRNGLSEEQVRARMAAQMPLEEKVRLADYVVENSGSLFALRAQVRALFSWLQARLQESGRAV from the coding sequence ATGGCGTCGAAGCAGGGCACTGGGATCGTGGTCGGCCTCACCGGTGGAATTGGCAGCGGCAAGTCTGCTGTCGCGCGCCTGCTCTCGCGCTACGGCCTGCCCGTTATCCACGCCGACGCTATTGGGCACGAGGTCACCTCCTCCGACCCGGCGGTGCAGGCGGCTCTGCGGGCTGCCTTCGGAGAGCAGATTTTCGCCCCCGATGGCAAGCTGCGCAGGGAGGAGCTGGCGGCCATCGTCTTCGCGCATCCGCAGGCACGGCAAAAGCTGAACGCCATCGTGCATCCGCCCATGCGCCAGCGGATTGATGCTCAGGTTGCTGCCCACCTTGCAACAGGGGCCCCCATCGTCGTGGTCGATGCAGCGCTGCTCGGCGAGGCAGACTTGGTGAGCCACATGGACTACCTTGTGGTGGTCTACGCGCCGCTTGAGGAGCGCGTGGAGCGCATTCGACGCCGCAACGGCCTGAGCGAGGAGCAGGTGCGCGCGCGCATGGCCGCCCAGATGCCGTTGGAAGAGAAAGTGCGACTGGCCGATTACGTGGTGGAAAACAGCGGCTCGCTCTTTGCCCTGCGCGCACAGGTTCGCGCCCTCTTCTCCTGGCTCCAGGCCCGTTTGCAGGAAAGCGGGCGGGCCGTTTGA
- a CDS encoding glycosyltransferase family 2 protein yields the protein MKGLSRGGVSAVVVTYNSERSIGACLSSLLAAVEGLSAEVWVIDNASEDGTCALVERIAASAPIPIRLLRNKWNLGFTRATNQGLASASGRFLLLLNPDVEVPRGALPHLISFLERERDVGIVAPQLRFPDGSVQPSCRRFPRRRDLLFELLGLSRLFPESPLFNAWKMGDFDHLSRRDVDQPQGAFLLARREAVASVGLLDERFVMFFSDVDWCRRFWEKGWRVTFVPEVHAVHHKGASVFAHRVPALIASHRDFLRYFRKYPARCAAVDLCVAILLLVSLWPRVAWALLRAGRRRER from the coding sequence GTGAAAGGCCTCTCCCGTGGCGGCGTGTCCGCCGTGGTGGTCACGTACAACAGCGAACGCTCTATCGGCGCCTGCCTTTCTTCCCTCCTTGCGGCAGTTGAGGGCCTGAGTGCAGAGGTATGGGTTATCGACAATGCCTCAGAGGATGGCACCTGTGCCCTTGTTGAGCGCATCGCTGCAAGCGCGCCCATCCCCATCCGCCTGCTGCGCAACAAGTGGAATCTCGGCTTCACGCGTGCTACAAACCAGGGACTGGCCTCCGCCTCCGGCAGGTTCTTGCTACTGTTGAACCCAGACGTCGAGGTGCCGCGGGGTGCGCTTCCCCATCTGATTTCCTTCTTGGAGCGAGAGCGCGACGTGGGGATTGTGGCCCCTCAACTCCGCTTTCCGGATGGGAGCGTGCAGCCGTCCTGTCGGCGTTTTCCAAGACGTCGCGACCTGCTGTTCGAGCTGCTTGGGCTTTCACGCCTCTTCCCTGAGAGTCCACTGTTCAATGCCTGGAAGATGGGCGATTTCGACCACCTCTCGCGACGGGATGTTGACCAGCCGCAGGGTGCCTTTCTCTTGGCACGGCGCGAGGCGGTGGCCTCCGTGGGACTGCTCGACGAGCGCTTTGTGATGTTCTTCAGCGACGTGGACTGGTGTCGCCGCTTCTGGGAAAAAGGGTGGCGGGTGACATTCGTGCCGGAGGTGCATGCTGTCCATCACAAAGGCGCCAGTGTATTCGCCCATCGCGTGCCGGCGCTGATTGCTTCGCATCGTGACTTCTTGCGCTACTTCCGCAAATACCCTGCACGATGTGCAGCAGTTGACCTCTGCGTGGCCATCTTGCTCCTGGTGAGCCTGTGGCCACGGGTGGCATGGGCACTCCTGAGAGCGGGTCGGCGCAGGGAGAGGTAA
- a CDS encoding S8 family serine peptidase, producing MKRLAEQILAFCALLTLSSHLVGDEGRGLVEVIVKTRQPLRALGKTAEGPISTGMTTLDHLCQTHRVESVRPTFVRPGRPCHPEVRRSLGLDRIYEVRLPGAEAETFVAALASDPEVEYAHVNHVFSLHFLPNDPMFPSQWGLQRIQASAAWEVTAGSRSVIVGVIDTGIDYRHEDLAANIWINPGEDLNSNGRVDSTDFNGIDDDGNGFVDDVQGWDFTDAPYFADGGDYLVRDNDPADEHGHGTAVAGIIAAVADNGVGIAGLAFGCRLMNLRAGTSRGLLEEDDVASALAYAADNGAQVVNMSFGDVVCTPLLRDAIAYAHACGVLLVASAGNSASSEVHYPSGFEEVLAVGATDSTDYLAGFSNYGATIDLVAPGSRILTTSLGGGYTMFSGTSAAAPFVSALAALIFTQHPDYASDNVRGTLLATADDLGSTGWDRYYGAGRINASSALHSPNFTVARITWPRLDQGIAGGSVPLVGTAAGVFMRAYGLSYGAGVDPNVWQPLVRVQNRQVIDDTLGLWDVSALPDTEYTLRLSVESAGGSVVSQSLRLFVDRTPPRISQVVQTPMLEGDYFASLLTFATDDLCEAAVQWPTPGDQWQELRLAYQTTEHRILLTPQMLPGQAGFCIVATNRAQLTTVDDNAGRLYSLALPAAPISALEMVFLPLSLPPAYLLAQVCDFDADGREELVGCRYQNGNSFGPLVVWQNRDGSLIPVWESREPAIPRSIGDTDGDGLLEILAGYGGTSVLFEQTAPRALSFQAVWRNSSNVWGARIADLDGDGRPELIVRVDATYQVWRSLPGPTFALLDSLPNHTPGSNITGVPHVEVQDFDGDGLMEILIGDYDGDVFIYERTENGRFRTTWSEHLPLMDAIDFLSSGDYDGDGRPEFVVGCHSDPSLDAEHEYDARHWLYRVYKASGNDRYSPQAELRFFGFASPKDFDAGVSSGDIDNDGRDEVLINVFPDFYVVKFVPEAGEYRPVWHYRPNRSNVAPVADTDGDGVRELYFNDGSGVIAHQYLSIGGRPPRPKTVDAFPLDTARIAVTWSPVDRADGYWVKYGTYPDSLRQSVWTTAPLCSLSGLVQDQMYWFAVSAVDSSRHPPESLPSRMATAKPNRPPWLAAATALSETSLRLRFSEPMNASVKDPSCYSLSPGGSVHSVLYDRSGHEVILTLAERLRSGDTVRVQVRGVSDCDRTPIDTTRSSATFSYVSAPEPPYLTAVSLSGSAQVVLTFSQPLDKTSAETVTNYRIEPEVRIVSSVLDPKDLRRVLLQIGHLAPLGAPNAHHIVYVSGVKSEEGRAVVPGRGDRLALRLVRADLSQVFTYPNPFLLQSGTGRVTFANLTETATISIMTVEGQVVRVLEERDGNGGMFWDGKDGNDQLVGSGVYLYVISNDKERVMGKLAVVR from the coding sequence ATGAAGAGGCTGGCAGAGCAAATACTGGCTTTTTGCGCGCTGCTCACTCTTTCGTCGCACCTTGTTGGCGACGAAGGCCGCGGCCTCGTCGAGGTCATCGTCAAGACACGGCAGCCCCTGCGCGCGCTGGGCAAAACCGCCGAGGGGCCGATCAGCACTGGCATGACCACTTTGGACCACCTCTGCCAGACACATCGGGTAGAGAGCGTACGTCCGACCTTTGTCCGTCCTGGAAGACCCTGCCACCCCGAGGTGCGCCGCTCCTTGGGCTTGGATCGCATCTATGAGGTGCGTCTCCCTGGTGCTGAAGCGGAAACGTTTGTCGCGGCGCTGGCGAGCGATCCGGAGGTGGAGTACGCGCATGTCAATCACGTCTTTTCCCTGCACTTCCTGCCAAATGACCCTATGTTCCCCTCGCAGTGGGGGCTCCAGCGCATCCAGGCGAGCGCCGCGTGGGAGGTCACTGCGGGCTCGCGGAGCGTGATTGTGGGCGTCATCGACACGGGTATCGATTACCGGCACGAGGACCTGGCAGCAAACATCTGGATTAACCCAGGCGAGGACCTCAACAGCAATGGCCGTGTCGACTCCACTGACTTCAACGGCATAGACGACGATGGCAATGGCTTTGTCGATGACGTGCAGGGGTGGGACTTTACCGACGCGCCCTATTTCGCCGATGGGGGGGACTATCTGGTGCGCGACAACGACCCGGCCGACGAGCACGGTCACGGCACAGCGGTGGCAGGGATCATCGCCGCGGTCGCTGACAACGGCGTGGGCATTGCGGGCCTGGCGTTCGGCTGTCGGCTAATGAATCTGCGTGCAGGGACAAGTCGCGGCCTGCTGGAGGAAGACGACGTGGCGTCAGCCTTGGCCTACGCCGCTGACAATGGCGCGCAGGTGGTGAACATGAGCTTTGGCGATGTAGTGTGCACGCCCCTCCTCCGCGACGCTATCGCCTACGCACATGCTTGTGGGGTGCTGCTGGTCGCCTCCGCTGGCAACAGTGCCAGCAGCGAGGTGCATTACCCTTCGGGCTTCGAGGAGGTGCTGGCCGTAGGGGCTACCGACTCCACCGACTACTTGGCCGGCTTTTCCAACTATGGTGCCACTATTGACCTTGTGGCGCCTGGATCCCGCATCCTTACCACTAGCCTCGGCGGCGGGTACACGATGTTCAGCGGTACCTCAGCAGCTGCGCCTTTCGTCAGCGCCCTTGCCGCACTGATTTTCACACAGCACCCGGATTATGCCAGTGACAATGTGCGGGGAACTCTCCTTGCAACCGCCGACGACCTGGGGAGTACAGGGTGGGACCGCTACTATGGGGCAGGACGGATCAATGCCAGCAGCGCCCTCCACAGTCCCAACTTCACGGTGGCCCGTATTACCTGGCCGCGACTGGACCAAGGGATTGCCGGTGGGAGCGTGCCGCTCGTGGGCACGGCCGCCGGGGTGTTCATGCGCGCCTACGGGCTCTCCTATGGAGCAGGAGTCGACCCCAACGTCTGGCAGCCGCTGGTGCGGGTGCAGAACCGGCAAGTCATCGACGACACCCTGGGCCTGTGGGATGTCAGCGCCCTTCCGGATACCGAGTACACCTTGCGCCTGTCCGTGGAAAGCGCCGGCGGCAGCGTGGTGTCGCAATCGCTGCGTCTGTTTGTGGACCGCACCCCACCGCGCATCAGCCAAGTGGTGCAGACCCCGATGCTCGAAGGGGACTACTTCGCTTCGCTCCTCACTTTCGCCACAGATGACCTTTGCGAGGCAGCGGTGCAGTGGCCGACTCCTGGAGACCAATGGCAGGAACTGCGCCTGGCCTACCAGACCACTGAGCACCGCATCTTGTTGACCCCCCAGATGCTTCCTGGGCAAGCGGGCTTTTGCATCGTCGCAACCAACCGGGCGCAGCTCACCACTGTCGACGACAATGCCGGCCGACTCTATTCTCTGGCCCTGCCTGCGGCGCCGATCTCGGCGCTGGAGATGGTCTTCCTGCCGTTGTCGCTCCCGCCGGCCTATCTTTTGGCGCAGGTGTGCGACTTCGATGCCGACGGCAGAGAGGAGCTCGTCGGCTGCCGGTATCAAAACGGCAATTCTTTCGGGCCCCTTGTGGTCTGGCAGAACCGCGACGGCTCCCTTATCCCTGTCTGGGAAAGTCGCGAGCCGGCCATTCCGCGCAGCATCGGCGATACCGACGGCGACGGCCTGCTTGAAATCCTTGCCGGCTACGGCGGCACGTCCGTGCTGTTTGAGCAGACCGCTCCACGCGCCTTGAGCTTTCAGGCAGTGTGGCGCAATAGCAGCAATGTCTGGGGGGCTCGCATCGCCGACCTCGATGGCGATGGTCGGCCCGAGCTCATCGTGCGCGTGGACGCTACCTACCAGGTGTGGCGGAGCCTGCCAGGTCCCACCTTCGCCCTGCTGGATTCGCTTCCCAACCACACACCCGGCAGCAACATCACGGGCGTGCCCCATGTGGAGGTGCAGGACTTTGACGGCGACGGCCTCATGGAGATCCTCATCGGCGACTATGACGGCGACGTGTTCATCTATGAACGCACGGAAAATGGCCGCTTCCGGACGACGTGGTCGGAGCACTTGCCACTCATGGACGCCATTGACTTTTTGAGCAGTGGCGACTATGACGGCGACGGGCGCCCAGAATTTGTGGTCGGCTGCCACTCCGACCCCAGCCTGGACGCAGAGCACGAGTACGACGCTCGGCACTGGCTGTACCGCGTGTACAAGGCCTCAGGCAACGACCGCTACTCGCCCCAGGCCGAACTGCGCTTCTTCGGCTTTGCCTCGCCAAAGGACTTTGACGCCGGGGTCTCTTCCGGAGACATCGACAACGATGGGCGCGATGAGGTGCTCATCAACGTCTTCCCGGACTTTTACGTGGTCAAGTTTGTGCCCGAAGCAGGCGAGTATCGGCCGGTGTGGCACTATCGTCCAAACCGGAGCAATGTGGCCCCCGTGGCCGATACCGATGGCGACGGCGTTCGTGAGCTCTATTTCAACGACGGCAGCGGCGTCATCGCGCATCAGTACCTGTCCATCGGGGGCCGCCCACCACGGCCAAAGACGGTCGATGCCTTCCCTCTGGATACTGCTCGCATCGCCGTCACCTGGAGCCCGGTCGATCGAGCCGACGGCTATTGGGTCAAGTACGGCACGTATCCGGATAGCTTGCGGCAAAGCGTTTGGACAACTGCGCCCCTGTGTTCTCTGAGCGGACTTGTACAAGACCAGATGTACTGGTTTGCGGTGAGTGCGGTGGACTCAAGCCGCCACCCACCCGAGAGTCTGCCCTCGCGCATGGCGACCGCCAAGCCGAATCGCCCCCCGTGGCTCGCTGCCGCCACCGCGCTGAGTGAAACAAGTTTGCGCCTGCGTTTTAGTGAGCCTATGAATGCCTCTGTCAAAGACCCCTCGTGCTATTCCCTTTCTCCTGGCGGGAGCGTGCATTCCGTGCTCTACGACCGCTCTGGCCACGAGGTGATTCTCACACTTGCGGAACGCCTGCGCAGCGGCGACACCGTCAGGGTGCAGGTACGGGGTGTCTCGGACTGCGATCGCACTCCTATTGACACGACGCGCAGCAGCGCCACTTTCAGCTACGTGAGTGCGCCAGAGCCGCCATATCTCACCGCCGTGTCGCTGAGTGGGAGCGCGCAGGTCGTCCTCACTTTCAGTCAGCCTTTGGACAAGACAAGCGCAGAAACGGTGACCAACTACCGGATCGAACCGGAGGTGCGCATTGTCAGCAGCGTGCTTGACCCCAAAGATCTGCGGCGGGTGCTCCTCCAGATCGGCCATCTCGCCCCCCTGGGAGCGCCGAACGCGCACCACATCGTCTACGTGAGCGGCGTCAAGTCGGAAGAAGGGAGAGCGGTGGTACCTGGCCGGGGCGACCGGCTGGCGCTCCGTCTGGTCCGGGCCGATCTGTCGCAGGTGTTTACCTACCCGAATCCTTTCCTTCTCCAGAGCGGCACGGGGCGTGTCACTTTCGCCAACCTCACGGAAACGGCCACCATCTCCATCATGACAGTGGAAGGGCAGGTGGTCCGCGTTCTTGAGGAGAGAGACGGCAATGGCGGCATGTTCTGGGACGGCAAGGACGGCAACGACCAGCTTGTTGGCTCTGGTGTCTATCTGTACGTGATAAGCAACGACAAAGAGCGCGTGATGGGAAAGCTGGCGGTGGTGCGATAG
- a CDS encoding DNA internalization-related competence protein ComEC/Rec2 has translation MRGKPAVPCCVLFAIGVAAARYLLEDYVSAQTAWAVLGCCLVATGMAALLVRRDRLTGAMLLFSLLVAGALRYLLAAGATDDPTHIVHFTGLPFPVRLRGMVTSGPDQRVGRALVTLQASKLFLPGGMLPVHGKVLLSVPGDESPIRYGDSLEVEGTLRLPRNRRNPGEFDYREYLRARGVHALLSCRDAKNVRYLSGGHGAWLLRKVVYPVREYMTSVVDRSIAGDQGAFLKGLLVGERGEIRPELRQAFANTGVVHVLAVSGLHVGYVVLIAASICGVLRLPAGGRLVAICAVLALYVLVTEARPPVVRASIMAVVLLGGTAFRRVGNVWNSLAVAGLVVLLINPFELFQAGCQLSFAAVGSILGLYRWLQRAFRDLLLRAVEKGSFWGTSVLPLFFVSLAAQLGTLPLTAYYFGRVPLWSIVVNLLVVPTVGVIVPLGYTTTLLAPLCWPLAKLYAAANWLLLSCLIHGVEWVGNLPFAYVAYPRPRLMHAVAYYGLLVCLLHVREARWRGRVLLFVLALACVAVWADAFRPRGRLEVTLLDVGQGDAVFLRFPNGKCLLVDAGPADSTYDAGRHVVEPFLRYQGVRRLDGIVVTHPHSDHYGGAAHLLRAFPVGVLFEPGQEQQEPLSQALVRVADSVGVRRQTIRAGDELTGWEPALIFVLHPSQAFVRNTGPAPFGLNNCSAVLLVAYGKTRLLLTGDAEMPAEEAMLRFGPLLRSQVLKVAHHGSRGASGERFLAAVGPELALISVGAWNPHHHPSAATLARIRKQGARIWRTDHDAAAVLYSDAERWHLVRWRRRLTPLSELLAW, from the coding sequence ATGAGGGGAAAGCCGGCAGTTCCTTGCTGCGTGTTGTTTGCCATCGGGGTAGCGGCTGCCCGCTACCTGTTGGAGGACTATGTGTCCGCCCAGACCGCGTGGGCGGTGTTGGGATGCTGTCTGGTGGCAACGGGGATGGCCGCCCTGCTGGTACGGCGCGATCGGCTCACCGGCGCCATGTTGCTGTTCAGCCTCCTGGTGGCAGGAGCGCTCCGGTACTTGCTCGCAGCAGGGGCTACCGATGATCCTACGCACATTGTCCACTTCACCGGCCTCCCGTTTCCGGTGCGCCTGCGCGGCATGGTCACCTCTGGGCCGGACCAGCGCGTGGGGCGCGCGCTCGTGACGCTCCAGGCGAGCAAACTATTTCTGCCGGGCGGCATGCTTCCCGTGCACGGCAAGGTACTCCTCTCCGTGCCGGGCGACGAGAGTCCCATCCGCTACGGCGACTCGCTGGAGGTGGAGGGCACGCTGCGTCTGCCGCGGAACAGGCGCAACCCCGGTGAATTTGACTACCGCGAATACCTGCGCGCTCGTGGAGTGCACGCACTCCTGTCCTGCAGGGATGCTAAGAACGTACGCTACTTGAGCGGGGGGCACGGGGCGTGGCTACTGCGCAAGGTGGTCTACCCGGTGCGCGAGTACATGACCTCTGTGGTGGACCGCTCCATTGCCGGCGATCAGGGGGCCTTTCTCAAAGGCTTGCTCGTCGGCGAAAGAGGCGAGATCAGGCCCGAGTTGCGTCAGGCGTTCGCCAACACCGGGGTCGTGCATGTGCTGGCGGTGAGCGGCTTGCACGTGGGATATGTGGTGCTCATTGCCGCCTCGATCTGCGGGGTGCTGCGCTTGCCGGCAGGGGGGAGGTTGGTCGCCATCTGCGCAGTGTTGGCCCTCTATGTGCTGGTCACTGAGGCCCGTCCCCCGGTGGTGCGCGCCTCCATCATGGCTGTGGTGCTCCTGGGCGGCACGGCGTTCCGCCGGGTGGGCAATGTGTGGAACTCCCTGGCCGTCGCAGGGCTGGTGGTGCTGCTCATCAATCCTTTCGAGCTCTTCCAGGCGGGCTGTCAGCTGTCGTTTGCTGCTGTGGGCTCCATTCTGGGTCTGTATCGGTGGCTGCAGCGTGCCTTCCGCGACCTCCTGTTGCGTGCGGTGGAGAAAGGCAGCTTCTGGGGAACCTCTGTGCTCCCTCTGTTCTTTGTCTCCTTGGCCGCACAGCTTGGCACTCTCCCGTTGACTGCCTACTACTTTGGACGTGTGCCGCTGTGGTCCATCGTCGTCAATCTGCTGGTGGTGCCCACGGTGGGCGTCATCGTGCCCCTGGGCTACACCACAACGCTGCTGGCCCCACTGTGCTGGCCACTGGCGAAACTCTATGCCGCGGCGAATTGGCTTCTGCTCAGTTGCCTGATCCACGGCGTCGAGTGGGTGGGAAATCTGCCGTTCGCCTATGTTGCCTATCCCAGGCCACGGCTCATGCACGCAGTGGCTTACTACGGTCTGTTGGTCTGTCTTCTGCACGTGCGCGAAGCCCGCTGGCGCGGGCGTGTTTTGCTCTTCGTCCTTGCCCTGGCATGCGTCGCAGTGTGGGCGGATGCTTTCCGGCCCCGGGGCAGACTTGAAGTCACGCTCCTCGATGTCGGACAAGGCGATGCGGTGTTTCTGCGCTTCCCCAACGGCAAATGCCTGTTGGTGGACGCCGGCCCCGCAGACTCCACCTACGACGCCGGCCGGCACGTTGTGGAACCCTTCCTGCGCTACCAAGGCGTGCGTCGGCTGGACGGCATAGTGGTCACGCATCCACACAGTGACCACTACGGGGGCGCGGCACACCTCCTGCGTGCATTTCCGGTTGGCGTACTCTTTGAACCTGGCCAGGAGCAACAGGAGCCTCTGTCCCAGGCGCTGGTCAGGGTGGCTGACAGCGTCGGAGTGCGGCGGCAGACCATACGGGCCGGTGACGAACTGACCGGGTGGGAGCCGGCGCTGATCTTCGTGCTTCATCCTTCCCAGGCTTTTGTGCGGAACACGGGGCCAGCGCCGTTCGGCCTCAACAACTGCTCGGCGGTGCTCCTGGTGGCATATGGAAAGACGCGCCTGCTGCTGACCGGGGATGCGGAGATGCCGGCCGAAGAGGCCATGTTGCGCTTTGGCCCACTGCTGAGGAGTCAGGTCCTCAAAGTGGCGCATCACGGGAGTCGAGGGGCCTCGGGCGAGCGGTTCCTTGCAGCGGTGGGGCCGGAGCTTGCCCTCATCTCGGTGGGGGCATGGAACCCGCATCATCACCCCTCTGCTGCTACGCTGGCGCGCATCAGGAAGCAGGGGGCCCGCATTTGGCGAACCGATCATGACGCAGCGGCAGTTTTGTACAGCGATGCC